From Nymphaea colorata isolate Beijing-Zhang1983 chromosome 6, ASM883128v2, whole genome shotgun sequence, a single genomic window includes:
- the LOC116256470 gene encoding thaumatin-like protein: MSSLPLLSFCFLLLLCNSVLPSEGIELILVNNCKEDVWPGILGGAGYPSLENGGFHMASGQQTSVNVPQGWSGRIWGRQGCCFDWRGRGACETGDCSGLLQCKGVGGTPPATVLEMTFGTDKSPLHYYDVSLVDGFNLPVSMAPVGGGCGVAGCQADLNSCCPSTFAVKRGSRVVGCQSACLALKAPKYCCSGSYSTPQSCRPTLFSNLFKAICPHAYSYAFDDASSLFTCQAPRYLITFCPQAG, encoded by the exons ATGTCATCTCTTCCGCTTCTCTCCTTCTGCTTCCTCCTCTTGCTCTGCAATTCTGTATTACCTTCAG AGGGGATAGAGCTCATACTAGTGAACAACTGCAAGGAAGACGTATGGCCGGGCATACTCGGTGGCGCTGGCTACCCATCACTGGAAAATGGCGGATTTCACATGGCTTCAGGTCAACAAACTTCAGTGAACGTGCCACAAGGCTGGTCGGGAAGGATCTGGGGCCGGCAGGGTTGCTGCTTCGACTGGAGAGGTCGTGGCGCCTGCGAAACAGGGGATTGCTCGGGCTTGTTGCAGTGCAAGGGCGTAGGAGGCACACCGCCGGCGACGGTATTAGAGATGACATTTGGCACGGATAAGTCGCCGCTGCACTACTATGACGTGAGTCTGGTTGATGGGTTCAACCTGCCGGTATCCATGGCTCCGGTGGGTGGTGGATGTGGCGTGGCCGGGTGTCAGGCCGACTTGAACTCGTGCTGCCCGTCCACGTTTGCCGTGAAGCGTGGTAGCAGAGTGGTGGGGTGCCAGAGCGCGTGCTTGGCTTTGAAGGCGCCCAAGTATTGCTGCTCGGGCAGCTACTCCACTCCGCAGAGCTGCAGGCCAACTCTGTTTTCGAATCTGTTCAAGGCCATCTGTCCCCACGCCTACAGCTACGCCTTCGATGATGCCTCGAGCCTCTTCACCTGCCAGGCGCCGAGGTACCTTATCACCTTCTGCCCTCAGGCCGGCTAA